The window TTGGAGGTCGAGTGCACCCCGCTGGAAGCGCGCCAGTTCTTCGGCCTGCCCGACGTGCAGCCGCTCCAGGCGACGATCATGGCGGAGGTCGAGAAGAAGATGCTGGCCGAGATGGAGCGCTTCTCGCCCGAGGGAGTGCTGAAGAGCTGGCTGTCGATGTTCTCGCAGTCGCCCGAGCAGATGCAGCAGACCTTCTCCAAGCTGATGTTCACCGGGCTCAACCGCACCAAGG is drawn from Lichenibacterium dinghuense and contains these coding sequences:
- a CDS encoding DUF6489 family protein; the encoded protein is MKCTLEVECTPLEARQFFGLPDVQPLQATIMAEVEKKMLAEMERFSPEGVLKSWLSMFSQSPEQMQQTFSKLMFTGLNRTKA